One stretch of Suricata suricatta isolate VVHF042 chromosome 13, meerkat_22Aug2017_6uvM2_HiC, whole genome shotgun sequence DNA includes these proteins:
- the LOC115276407 gene encoding olfactory receptor 2S2 — protein MEKANWSSPVVGFILLGLSGHPRLEKTLFVLILLMYLVILLGNGVLILVTILDSRLHTPMYFFLGNLSFLDICYTTSSIPLILDSFLSPRKTISFSGCAVQMFLSFAMAGTECVLLGMMAFDRYVAICNPLRYPVVMSRSVYVSMAVSSWTIGGAASVVHTSLTIQLPFCGDNVINHFTCEILAILKLACIDITINMISMGVTNVIFLVVPVLFISVSYIFIIATILRIPSTEGRKKAFSTCSAHLTVVVIFYGTLFVMYGKPKSKDPQGEDKEDLSDKLIPLFYGVVTPMLNPIIYSLRNKDVKAAVKNLVAQK, from the coding sequence ATGGAAAAAGCCAACTGGTCCTCCCCCGTGGTGGGGTTCATTCTCCTGGGACTCTCTGGCCACCCAAGGCTGGAGAAGACCTTATTTGTGCTAATCCTGTTGATGTACCTGGTGATCCTGCTGGGCAATGGGGTCCTCATCCTGGTGACCATCCTTGACTCCCGCCTGcacacgcccatgtacttcttcctggggAACCTCTCCTTCCTGGATATCTGCTACACAACCTCTTCCATCCCTCTCATCCTGGACAGCTTCCTCTCTCCCAGGAAAACCATCTCCTTCTCAGGCTGTGCTGTGCAGATGTTCCTCTCCTTTGCCATGGCGGGGACAGAGTGTGTGCTTCTGGGCATGATGGCATTtgatcgctatgtggccatctgtaacccCCTGAGGTACCCTGTGGTCATGAGCAGGTCTGTCTATGTGTCCATGGCTGTCAGCTCCTGGACAATTGGTGGGGCTGCTTCTGTGGTACACACATCCTTGACAATTCAGCTGCCCTTCTGTGGGGACAATGTTATCAACCATTTCACATGTGAGATCCTGGCTATCCTGAAGCTAGCCTGTATTGACATCACCATCAATATGATCAGCATGGGGGTGACAAATGTGATCTTCCTGGTGGTTCCAGTTCTATTCATCTCTGTGTCTTATATCTTCATCATTGCTACCATTCTGAGGATCCCCTCCACTGAGGGGAGGAAAAAGGCCTTTTCTACCTGCTCTGCCCACCTCACTGTGGTGGTCATCTTCTATGGGACCTTATTTGTCATGTATGGGAAGCCCAAGTCTAAGGATCCCCAGGGGGAAGACAAAGAGGACCTTTCAGACAAGCTCATCCCTCTCTTCTATGGGGTGGTGACCCCCATGCTCAACCCCATCATCTACAGCCTCAGGAACAAGGACGTGAAGGCTGCTGTGAAGAACCTGGTGGCTCAGAAATAG
- the LOC115276258 gene encoding LOW QUALITY PROTEIN: olfactory receptor 13C7-like (The sequence of the model RefSeq protein was modified relative to this genomic sequence to represent the inferred CDS: inserted 1 base in 1 codon), whose amino-acid sequence MEKANWSSPVVGFILLGLSAHPRLEKTFFVLILLMYLVILLGNGVLILVTILDSRLHTPMYFFLXXXXXXXXXXXXXXXXXXXXXXXXXXXXXXXXXXNPLRYPVVMSRSVYVPMAVSSWMAGAANSLVQISLAVQLPFCGDNVINHFTCEILAVLKLACADITINVISMGVANVIFLVVPVLFISVSYIFIIATILRIPSTEGKKKAFSTCSAHLTVVVIFYGTLLVMYAKPKSKDPQGEDKQDLSDKLIPLFYGVVTPMLNPIIYSLRNKDVKAAVRNLVAQK is encoded by the exons ATGGAAAAAGCCAACTGGTCCTCCCCCGTGGTGGGGTTCATCCTCCTGGGACTCTCTGCCCACCCAAGGCTGGAGAAGACCTTCTTTGTGCTCATCTTGTTGATGTACCTGGTGATCCTGCTGGGCAATGGGGTCCTCATTCTGGTGACCATCCTTGACTCCCGCCTGcacacgcccatgtacttcttcc NNNNNNNNNNNNNNNNNNNNNNNNNNNNNNNNNNNNNNNNNNNNNNNNNNNNNNNNNNNNNNNNNNNNNNNNNNNNNNNNNNNNNNNNNNNNNNNNNNNGTAACCCCCTGAGGTACCCTGTGGTCATGAGCAGGTCTGTCTACGTGCCCATGGCTGTCAGCTCCTGGATGGCTGGTGCAGCCAACTCTTTGGTGCAGATCTCTCTTGCAGTACAGTTACCCTTCTGTGGGGACAATGTCATCAACCACTTCACCTGTGAGATCCTGGCTGTGCTGAAGTTGGCCTGTGCAGACATCACCATCAATGTGATCAGCATGGGGGTGGCCAATGTGATCTTCCTGGTGGTTCCAGTTCTGttcatctctgtctcttacaTCTTCATCATTGCTACCATCCTGAGGATCCCCTCcactgaggggaagaaaaaggccTTTTCTACCTGCTCTGCCCACCTCACTGTGGTGGTCATCTTCTATGGGACCTTACTTGTCATGTATGCGAAGCCCAAGTCTAAGGATCCCCAGGGGGAAGACAAGCAGGACCTTTCAGATAAGCTCATCCCTCTCTTCTATGGGGTGGTGACCCCCATGCTCAACCCCATCATCTACAGCCTCAGGAACAAGGACGTGAAGGCTGCTGTGAGGAACCTGGTGGCTCAGAAATAG